One Melitaea cinxia chromosome 20, ilMelCinx1.1, whole genome shotgun sequence DNA segment encodes these proteins:
- the LOC123663459 gene encoding TWiK family of potassium channels protein 7-like has translation MIEDGGRDPSKRILRKNEPSTIDEPNCCFISRRDDARLFCCRCAHKRRASPLTCLAICFLVLTYNLLGGFLFLAIEGNTLPEETSVAASKPNLSQSQSGDLRSRTVERLWSITEDLNILYKENWTKLAAKELMDFQRILMKSMQSGEFPSISTHYDAADYRWTFAGSFLYALTLITTIGHGSVTPKSSTGKLVAIAYACVGIPLIMLYLSTIGEALARSLRGLYSKLCPARLKSGDFHSKADCLSRYSLPGVECKQFVDCDRKEKLYERQKRTPFQAALNLDSFNGGYHWTCRDHTRVPIVLSLVLIVLYIGLGTLLFHTTERWNFIDGCYFSFSSLATIGFGNLKPGMYASTVSAKAEDIALGVCCIYILVGIVVVAMCFNLIQEDMSSAFRGFTALCTGNSKTRAVHSVEKCDEKISMAVVS, from the exons ATGATAGAGGACGGCGGCCGGGACCCGTCCAAGCGAATACTTCGGAAAAACGAACCGTCCACCATCGATGAACCCAACTGTTGCTTCATCTCGCGTCGAGACGACGCGCGGCTCTTCTGCTGCAGATGCGCTCACAAGCGACGCGCCTCCCCACTCACCTGCCTCGCGATATGCTTCCTGGTCCTCACCTACAACCTACTGGGAGGGTTTCTGTTCCTCGCCATAGAGGGCAACACTCTACCAGAAGAGACATCTGTGGCCGCGTCGAAACCGAACCTGAGTCAATCACAGAGTGGTGACCTTCGATCACGGACAGTGGAGCGTCTTTGGTCTATAACGGaagatttaaatattctttataaagaaaattggaCAAAGCTGGCTGCCAAAGAGTTGATGGACTTCCAGAGGATTCTGATGAAATCAATGCAGTCTGGAGAGTTTCCCAGTATTTCAACGCATTACGACGCCGCCGACTATCGCTGGACGTTCGCTGGCAGTTTTCTTTACGCGCTCACTTTGATTACTACGATCG GTCACGGAAGCGTAACTCCAAAGTCGTCTACGGGCAAGTTGGTAGCGATAGCTTACGCTTGCGTGGGCATTCCACTAATAATGCTGTACCTGTCGACAATAGGCGAGGCGCTGGCGAGAAGTCTCCGCGGGCTCTACTCCAAACTTTGCCCGGCGCGCCTTAAAAGCGGTGATTTTCATTCAAAAGCAGACTGCCTCAGCCGGTATTCGCTACCCGGTGTTGAATGCAAGCAATTTGTCGATTGTGATAGAAAAGAAAAACTTTACGAACGTCAAAAACGAACACCATTTCAAGCTGCATTAAACCTGGACAGTTTTAACGGAGGCTATCACTGGACGTGTCGGGACCACACGCGAGTGCCAATCGTGCTTAGTCTAGTTCTGATCGTTCTGTACATAGGTTTAGGTACGCTCTTGTTTCACACGACGGAGCGGTGGAACTTTATAGACGGGTGTTACTTTTCATTTTCGAGCCTTGCAACGATAGGTTTTGGTAATTTAAAGCCCGGGATGTACGCCAGCACCGTATCAGCGAAGGCGGAGGACATCGCCTTAGGCGtgtgttgtatatatattctagTAGGTATTGTAGTGGTAGCTATGTGTTTCAATCTTATCCAAGAGGATATGAGCTCGGCCTTTCGCGGTTTTACCGCACTCTGTACGGGAAACTCTAAGACTCGCGCAGTTCATAGTGTAGAAAAATGCGATGAAAAGATTTCCATGGCCGTCGTTTCCTGA